TTTTTTTCGAAGACAATTACAATGTTGAGCCGCGAGTTTATCTTCTTCGTCAGCGGCGTTTTATAAGAGATTACTCCAATCCCATGGAGCTTCCGTCCACAGTATAAGTGCAGTGCATATTGGTTATTCAAAATATGTaaagtttttgtgtattttttgtgtgtttttagaTTCATAGCAAATTTCCGGCTAAGCAAAGATGCATTTATGTATGTGCTGGACAAAATCAAGAATAGTTTTCACTGCCGCTTGTCATCATCTGTAACGCCAATGCTAAAATTGTGTTGCGCACTCCGTTTTTTTGCCCATGGCAGTTATCAGCAAGCTGTAGGGAATGATTTTCATTTGGGACTTGCGCAACCTACAGTTTCCCTCATTTTAAAGGAGATACTGCCAATTTTGCAGAGAGAAATTTGCAGGGCGGCGATAAAAACCGAAATGACAGAAGAGGAAAAGCAACAAGCAAAGAGCAAATTTTTCATCAGGTCAGGAATACCCAACGTGATTGGCTGTGTTGATGGTACGCATATTGCGATGTATGCTCCCAGCGCAAATAGACACCTCTATCTGAATAGAAAAGGGTTTTTTAGCATAAATGCGATGATTGTAAGTTGTCAAGACATGGATACATAAAATATTGTTGTTAGTAAATTGTATATTTCAGGCTTGCGATCATGACATGAATATCCGGTTTGTGGATGCTAGATATGCTGGTTCAACACATGATTCGTTTGTGTGGAATAATAGTTCCTTAAAAAGTCATTTGGAAAATATGCATCTTAGCGGCGATAACTCTATTTATTTAGGTAATTTTGCTAGTTACATCAACACAAATATAATCGGGGTATTAAGACTTAGCTCGTTACTCAAAACTATCGACTAACGGAGTAACGAATCAAGTCCAAATACCCTTACTTTTTATGAcgtaatgttaaaaaaaatatacttatTTGTAGGTGATTCCGGGTACCCGCTGAGTGCCTACTTACTAACACCCTTCCGTCTTGCAGAGTCCGGAACTAGGGAATCAATTTTTAATAAGAAGCACGCAAAAGGTAGAAACGTCATAGAACGTACGATCGGAGTTCTGAAATGCCGTTTCAGATGCCTCCTCGGAAAAATGCGCTACAATCCTGACAAAGTTAAATCCATTATAAACATATGTTGCGCTTTGCACAATATTTGTAAGATGTTTCGAATCAGTGACCCAGACGAAGCAGAAATTTTTACTGACGCCATTGTATCGTCGGAGCCAAGTAATGAAGATGGCAACGGTACACCAGGAGAGCGTCGCAGAAGACAAATAGCTGATGCTTTACTGTAAAACGAGTAGGGCCGTTTTAATGGACAACAGTATTAATTTATAcctatattttgtatttgaatACAGTGATGCTAGTGAGCTAAGGAATGTACCGAAATTATTTTTATTCTCCGTAATGAACTTGAAGTTTTATTAGCTGTATTTTATTCCCAagctaaaagcaaaaaaatacaaattttaaaatatgaagaTTTTATTGAAATTCCTATGAATTAAATAGAAATAAGATTAAATTGAAATCATAAAATGGACatttgcttaatttttatttctttatttaataaaaatcaacaatTCAATTCAGACTTATAAAATGGTGAaggtacatatatattattactacaagtaaataaataaaaatcaaatatttatttcagACTTTTTAGTTGACGATATGCGTATTAGGTTATTGCTGCTTATTTCATAAGTATAAGGCCACTCATATTAACATGTTCTATTTTCTTGTATTATTtcgtttagttaatttttttttgctaatagaATACCAAAATAGGAGTCGTGCACAAATATACGATCTAAACTTTGTGGATATTTTTAAAGGTTAAAAGACGTTTTTAGAAATgttgaaatttctttttaataattcaaaCCTCAGAACTGAAAATATCTTTTTGTAGCCCATTAAACTTTCCTTCATATGAAAGTATATGATGTCTC
The DNA window shown above is from Eurosta solidaginis isolate ZX-2024a chromosome 2, ASM4086904v1, whole genome shotgun sequence and carries:
- the LOC137239907 gene encoding putative nuclease HARBI1 codes for the protein MYVLDKIKNSFHCRLSSSVTPMLKLCCALRFFAHGSYQQAVGNDFHLGLAQPTVSLILKEILPILQREICRAAIKTEMTEEEKQQAKSKFFIRSGIPNVIGCVDGTHIAMYAPSANRHLYLNRKGFFSINAMIACDHDMNIRFVDARYAGSTHDSFVWNNSSLKSHLENMHLSGDNSIYLGDSGYPLSAYLLTPFRLAESGTRESIFNKKHAKGRNVIERTIGVLKCRFRCLLGKMRYNPDKVKSIINICCALHNICKMFRISDPDEAEIFTDAIVSSEPSNEDGNGTPGERRRRQIADALL